One genomic region from Anabaena sp. PCC 7108 encodes:
- the hemB gene encoding porphobilinogen synthase, giving the protein MFPTHRPRRLRTHPQLRRMVRETVLTTNDLIYPLFAVPGESVAKEVKSMPGVYQLSVDKIVEEAKEVYDLGIPAIILFGIPADKDIDATGAWHDCGIVQKAATAVKEAVPDLIVMADTCLCEYTSHGHCGYLQTGDLTGRVLNDPTLELLKKTAVSQAKAGADIIAPSGMMDGFVQAIREGLDEAGFEDIPIMSYAAKYASAYYGPFRDAADSTPQFGDRRTYQMDPGNAREAIKEIELDIAEGADMLMVKPALAYMDIIWRVKEATNLPVAAYNVSGEYAMVKAAALNGWIDEQRVVMETLTGFKRAGADLILTYHAKDAARWL; this is encoded by the coding sequence ATGTTTCCTACACATCGTCCCCGTCGTTTACGTACTCATCCTCAATTGCGTCGCATGGTACGCGAAACGGTTTTAACAACCAATGATTTGATTTATCCTTTGTTTGCTGTTCCCGGTGAAAGTGTTGCTAAAGAAGTTAAATCTATGCCTGGTGTCTACCAACTTTCGGTAGATAAAATTGTCGAAGAAGCAAAGGAAGTTTATGACTTAGGAATTCCCGCAATTATTTTATTTGGAATTCCAGCAGATAAAGACATAGATGCTACTGGTGCTTGGCATGATTGTGGTATTGTGCAAAAAGCAGCAACCGCAGTTAAAGAAGCAGTTCCTGATTTAATTGTTATGGCTGATACTTGTTTGTGTGAATATACAAGTCATGGTCATTGTGGTTATTTACAAACTGGTGATTTAACCGGAAGAGTTTTAAATGATCCAACTTTGGAATTATTGAAAAAAACCGCAGTTTCTCAAGCAAAAGCCGGTGCTGATATTATTGCACCTTCGGGAATGATGGATGGTTTTGTCCAAGCAATTCGTGAGGGTTTGGATGAAGCAGGATTTGAAGATATCCCGATTATGTCTTATGCTGCTAAATATGCTTCGGCTTATTATGGACCGTTTAGAGATGCAGCAGATTCTACACCGCAATTTGGTGATAGACGAACTTACCAAATGGACCCAGGTAATGCTCGTGAAGCGATAAAAGAAATTGAGTTGGATATTGCTGAAGGCGCTGATATGCTGATGGTGAAGCCAGCTTTGGCATATATGGATATTATCTGGCGCGTGAAGGAAGCTACTAATTTACCCGTTGCTGCTTACAATGTTTCTGGTGAGTATGCGATGGTGAAAGCTGCGGCTTTAAATGGTTGGATTGATGAACAGCGCGTTGTTATGGAAACTTTGACTGGTTTTAAACGGGCTGGTGCTGATTTGATTTTGACTTACCACGCTAAAGATGCGGCTCGGTGGTTGTAA
- a CDS encoding proton extrusion protein PcxA, protein MKLSFFAKNTELIRRKFTEYWHLFNQWFINTPERAILDAYEAAQAIQNMEIEQFNGQKISPELTNYTENVMSYWQGNLNRNLTIIKIRLAEFNLGSTFINTSDSSILEKLKFIDEIIDRYTPQYESIVENLPINPSEAQKSLNSPAKNVFGSVTATQKTGAIPRSIGITLAKITRDFAPNAEEEFVKKYRISRNKTRRAIKFLLLLIIVPLLTQHFSKSLLFTPLIESFKVENKTQIFINSEMEEEALAKLKTFEKELKFESLLRQAPKLTPEQIETKLKSKALEIAAEFSYKSSGAISNVFADLVSLVAFAIVIVLSKKDIVFLKYLIDEIIYGLSDSAKAFLIILFTDIFVGFHSPHGWEILLEGLAEHLGLPASRSGIFLFIATFPVILNTIFKYWIFRYLSRLSPSALATLKEMDE, encoded by the coding sequence ATGAAATTATCCTTTTTTGCTAAAAATACTGAGTTAATCCGCCGAAAATTTACAGAATATTGGCATTTATTTAATCAATGGTTTATCAATACTCCAGAAAGAGCTATTTTAGATGCCTATGAAGCTGCTCAAGCTATCCAAAATATGGAAATAGAACAATTTAATGGACAAAAAATTTCTCCTGAATTAACTAATTATACAGAAAATGTGATGTCTTATTGGCAGGGAAATCTCAATAGGAATTTAACCATCATCAAAATCAGGTTAGCAGAATTTAATTTAGGAAGTACATTTATCAATACTTCAGATTCTAGTATATTAGAAAAGCTCAAATTTATTGATGAAATAATAGATAGGTATACTCCGCAATATGAATCAATTGTTGAAAATCTGCCAATTAATCCTAGTGAAGCACAAAAATCATTAAATTCACCAGCTAAAAATGTTTTTGGTTCTGTAACAGCAACTCAAAAAACAGGCGCAATTCCTAGATCAATTGGTATAACACTTGCAAAAATTACTAGGGATTTCGCTCCTAATGCAGAAGAAGAATTTGTCAAAAAATACCGAATTTCTAGAAATAAAACGAGGAGGGCAATTAAATTTTTATTACTATTAATAATAGTACCCCTACTCACTCAACATTTTTCTAAATCTTTGTTATTTACTCCTCTAATTGAAAGTTTTAAAGTCGAAAATAAAACACAGATTTTTATAAATTCAGAAATGGAAGAGGAAGCTTTAGCAAAATTGAAGACTTTTGAAAAAGAGTTAAAATTTGAAAGTCTTCTCCGTCAAGCACCTAAACTCACACCAGAACAAATTGAAACGAAGCTTAAAAGTAAAGCTCTGGAAATAGCAGCAGAATTTAGTTATAAAAGTAGTGGTGCTATCAGTAATGTTTTTGCTGATTTAGTTTCACTGGTTGCTTTTGCTATTGTTATTGTTTTAAGTAAAAAAGATATTGTTTTTCTAAAATATTTAATAGATGAAATTATCTATGGTTTAAGTGATAGCGCTAAAGCATTTTTAATTATTTTATTTACAGATATATTTGTTGGTTTCCACTCACCTCATGGGTGGGAAATTCTTTTAGAAGGATTAGCAGAACATTTGGGTTTACCAGCAAGTAGAAGTGGAATATTTCTATTTATAGCTACATTTCCTGTGATTTTAAACACTATATTTAAATATTGGATTTTTCGCTATCTCAGTCGTTTATCTCCTTCAGCACTAGCAACATTAAAAGAGATGGATGAGTAA
- a CDS encoding DUF4870 domain-containing protein: MYDSDKRKLLSALCHGAIFFSTTMVSVGLPIAILFVSDDPVVKENAKESINFHFNVWFYGAILGALFFLTGWLVLPLIVLLPIAGLGYIIHWGLTIWALIGVFSNPNRPCHYPFIFRVF; the protein is encoded by the coding sequence ATGTACGACAGCGATAAACGTAAACTATTATCAGCCTTGTGTCACGGAGCTATTTTTTTCAGCACCACAATGGTATCTGTTGGTTTACCTATAGCTATATTATTTGTATCCGATGATCCTGTCGTTAAAGAAAATGCGAAAGAATCTATCAATTTCCATTTTAACGTTTGGTTTTATGGTGCAATTCTGGGAGCTTTATTTTTTCTAACTGGTTGGTTGGTTTTACCGCTAATCGTTTTGTTACCAATCGCAGGTTTAGGATATATCATCCACTGGGGACTAACAATCTGGGCGCTAATTGGTGTCTTTAGCAATCCTAATCGACCTTGCCATTATCCGTTCATTTTTCGAGTTTTTTAG